Proteins from a single region of Catenulispora acidiphila DSM 44928:
- a CDS encoding SDR family oxidoreductase has product MSNPTNPVLVTGGSGYLGTHVVAALLREGRPVRATVRSLSREAGLREAVRRGGADDAGLEVVAADLMADDGWKAAVAGVEEVHHVASPIPVAQPADPDELIVPAREGTLRVLGAARDAGARRVVLTSSFAAIGYTPKPDADYTEADWTDPDTPGLAPYPRSKAIAERAAWDLMAGAATELVVVNPTAIFGPTLSPVLGASMALIKAMLDGTMSVAPRARFGVADVRDVADLHLRAMAAPQAAGKRFLALTDGPALSFVEVAAILRDRLGDLAALAPTAEADGPEPPRPVIHNDRAREELGWRPRPAEATIVESAESLRDLGLLDR; this is encoded by the coding sequence ATGAGTAATCCGACCAACCCTGTTCTGGTGACCGGCGGGTCCGGCTACCTGGGGACCCACGTCGTCGCCGCGTTGTTGCGCGAGGGCCGGCCGGTGCGCGCCACGGTGCGCTCGCTGAGCCGCGAAGCCGGTCTGCGCGAAGCGGTGCGCCGAGGCGGCGCCGACGACGCCGGCCTGGAGGTCGTCGCCGCGGACCTGATGGCCGACGACGGCTGGAAGGCGGCGGTGGCCGGCGTCGAGGAGGTCCACCACGTCGCCTCCCCGATCCCGGTGGCGCAGCCGGCCGATCCCGACGAGCTGATCGTCCCGGCGCGGGAGGGCACGCTGCGGGTGCTCGGCGCCGCGCGGGACGCCGGCGCGCGGCGCGTCGTGCTCACCTCGTCGTTCGCGGCGATCGGCTACACGCCCAAGCCCGACGCCGACTACACCGAGGCCGACTGGACCGACCCCGACACGCCGGGGCTGGCGCCGTATCCGCGGTCCAAGGCGATCGCCGAGCGCGCGGCGTGGGACCTGATGGCCGGCGCCGCCACCGAACTCGTGGTCGTCAACCCGACGGCGATCTTCGGCCCGACCCTGAGCCCGGTCCTGGGTGCCTCGATGGCCCTGATCAAAGCCATGCTCGACGGCACGATGAGCGTCGCGCCCCGAGCCCGGTTCGGCGTCGCCGACGTGCGCGACGTCGCCGATCTGCACCTGCGCGCGATGGCGGCGCCGCAGGCCGCGGGCAAGCGGTTCCTGGCACTGACCGACGGCCCGGCGCTGAGCTTCGTGGAAGTCGCCGCGATCCTGCGCGACCGGCTCGGCGACCTCGCGGCGCTCGCCCCGACCGCCGAGGCCGACGGTCCGGAGCCGCCGCGTCCGGTGATCCACAACGACCGGGCGCGCGAGGAGCTGGGCTGGCGTCCGCGCCCGGCCGAGGCCACGATCGTGGAGTCCGCGGAGAGCCTGCGCGATCTCGGTTTGCTCGACCGGTGA
- a CDS encoding DUF1269 domain-containing protein, producing the protein MATLTVWKFDDPDGAEQVLQELEGLQKQALLKVLDGAVVSWPAEAKRPRTSQLADMTGRGALGGAFWGFLFGLLFFVPLLGLAIGAAAGALGGSMANVGIDKDFIEQVKVKVTPGTSALFVLSADEVGDRVLPTFERAGAELIKTNLSAEQEAQLREAFAEDEEQAKPTPAATGTSAPKPGAPAAPAAPAAPSAPAAKPVPKPGPKPGPPPSQARAAGAAAARDAGGGTGTASGAGGAKGSGSGSSPKS; encoded by the coding sequence GTGGCGACCCTGACCGTGTGGAAGTTCGACGATCCCGACGGCGCCGAGCAGGTGCTGCAGGAACTGGAGGGCCTGCAGAAGCAGGCTCTGCTCAAGGTGCTCGACGGCGCGGTGGTGAGCTGGCCCGCCGAGGCCAAGCGGCCCAGGACCTCGCAGCTGGCGGACATGACCGGCCGCGGCGCCCTCGGCGGCGCGTTCTGGGGCTTCCTGTTCGGGCTGCTGTTCTTCGTGCCGCTGCTGGGTCTGGCGATCGGCGCCGCGGCCGGCGCGCTCGGCGGCTCGATGGCCAACGTCGGCATCGACAAGGACTTCATCGAGCAGGTGAAGGTGAAGGTCACGCCGGGGACCTCGGCGCTGTTCGTGCTGTCCGCGGACGAGGTCGGGGACCGGGTCCTGCCGACCTTCGAGCGCGCCGGCGCCGAGCTGATCAAGACGAACCTGTCGGCCGAGCAGGAGGCGCAGCTGCGCGAGGCGTTCGCCGAGGACGAGGAGCAGGCCAAGCCCACGCCGGCGGCGACCGGGACCTCGGCTCCGAAGCCGGGTGCTCCGGCTGCTCCGGCCGCTCCCGCCGCGCCCTCCGCCCCGGCGGCGAAGCCGGTCCCCAAGCCCGGGCCGAAGCCGGGCCCGCCGCCTTCGCAGGCGCGCGCGGCCGGTGCGGCCGCCGCTCGGGACGCCGGAGGCGGCACGGGTACCGCGTCCGGTGCCGGCGGGGCGAAGGGCTCAGGGTCCGGCTCGTCGCCGAAGAGCTGA
- a CDS encoding GNAT family N-acetyltransferase has product MEAYGDDDMTAQYVTLRTMTAEEYRAATEQREAESVRVLSSAMPEELARERVAHGTAKYLPDGLETAGHHLLTAENARGEAVGNAWVGPDPSQAAGTARSAWLYDLNVFADYRRRGYGTAILAAVEKLIAAEGQSTLGLNVVSDNAAAIALYERSGYAVASMVMRKQV; this is encoded by the coding sequence ATGGAAGCGTACGGAGACGACGACATGACCGCGCAGTACGTCACGCTGCGGACGATGACGGCCGAGGAGTACCGCGCCGCGACCGAGCAGCGCGAGGCGGAGTCGGTACGCGTACTGAGCAGTGCCATGCCGGAGGAACTCGCCCGAGAGCGCGTCGCGCACGGCACCGCGAAGTACCTGCCCGACGGCCTGGAAACCGCCGGCCACCACCTGCTGACCGCCGAGAACGCCCGCGGCGAGGCGGTCGGCAACGCCTGGGTCGGCCCGGACCCGAGCCAGGCCGCCGGCACGGCGCGATCGGCATGGCTGTACGACCTCAACGTCTTCGCCGACTACCGGCGCCGCGGCTACGGCACCGCGATCCTCGCCGCCGTCGAGAAGCTCATCGCCGCCGAGGGACAGAGCACCCTGGGACTGAACGTCGTCAGCGACAACGCCGCGGCGATCGCGCTGTACGAGCGCAGCGGCTACGCCGTGGCGTCGATGGTGATGCGCAAGCAGGTGTAG
- a CDS encoding MerR family transcriptional regulator, with amino-acid sequence MTASASTALTIQEVSRHTGLSEPTLRYYEEVGLVGPIDRDERSGHRRYRTADLDTVEVLACLRAVGMGIDDMRAYLANRRIGRTRAGEQRDLLLRHAERVEAEIAAQQARLGYLREKAVLWDARAKGDAVAEAASTERMVAVMERLEAVR; translated from the coding sequence ATGACGGCATCGGCATCCACGGCGTTGACCATCCAGGAAGTGTCCCGGCACACCGGTCTGAGCGAGCCGACCCTCCGCTATTACGAGGAAGTCGGCCTGGTCGGTCCGATCGACCGGGACGAGCGCAGCGGCCACCGCCGCTACCGCACCGCCGACCTCGACACCGTCGAGGTGCTGGCGTGCCTGCGCGCGGTCGGCATGGGCATCGACGACATGCGCGCCTACCTGGCCAACCGCCGCATCGGGCGGACCCGGGCGGGGGAGCAGCGCGATCTGCTGCTGCGGCACGCCGAGCGGGTCGAGGCCGAGATCGCCGCGCAGCAGGCGCGGCTGGGCTACCTGCGGGAGAAGGCAGTGCTGTGGGACGCCCGGGCCAAGGGCGATGCCGTCGCCGAAGCCGCGTCCACCGAACGGATGGTGGCCGTGATGGAGCGCTTGGAGGCAGTGCGATGA
- a CDS encoding MarR family winged helix-turn-helix transcriptional regulator produces MTGTTEPSELENLLAGLNRLIRRRLRAGLPLPRLRGAEVELLRLVRGHPGLRVSEAAKELGLAGNSVSTLVKGLAELGMLERSADPGDGRATLLHTTPEAEKRLQEWQDRRSVLVRAHIERLSRADRAALDAALPALRALTTSLHEEAESGAVADSV; encoded by the coding sequence ATGACGGGTACCACCGAGCCTTCGGAACTGGAGAACCTCCTGGCAGGCCTGAATCGGCTGATCCGGCGCCGGCTGCGCGCCGGGCTGCCGTTGCCGCGCCTGCGCGGCGCCGAGGTCGAACTGCTCCGCCTGGTGCGCGGGCATCCTGGACTGCGGGTGTCCGAGGCCGCCAAGGAGCTGGGACTGGCCGGGAACTCGGTGTCCACGCTGGTCAAAGGCCTGGCGGAACTCGGCATGCTGGAGCGCTCCGCCGACCCCGGCGACGGCCGCGCCACCCTGCTGCACACCACGCCCGAGGCGGAGAAGCGGCTGCAGGAGTGGCAGGACCGGCGCTCGGTGCTGGTCCGCGCGCACATCGAGCGGCTGTCGCGCGCGGACCGGGCCGCACTGGACGCCGCACTGCCGGCACTGCGCGCGCTGACCACTTCGCTGCACGAGGAGGCCGAGAGCGGCGCCGTCGCCGACAGCGTCTAG
- a CDS encoding cupin domain-containing protein: MSMAYVSQPDQQQKLEWLDGGTLAMLLDGAATDGNLMIGRFDVAEGEAPPYHVHTREDEVFLLIKGTALVWCDDQEYELSEGGVVYLPRRHPHGYRITSKRADLLMINTPAGIEGMFRAVGRDLSTPRPEGFEIKPDPAVSEQYGSAIVGPPR, encoded by the coding sequence ATGAGCATGGCCTACGTCTCACAGCCCGATCAGCAGCAGAAGCTCGAATGGCTCGACGGGGGGACGCTCGCGATGCTCCTGGACGGGGCGGCCACCGATGGGAACCTGATGATCGGCCGCTTCGACGTCGCCGAGGGCGAGGCGCCGCCCTACCACGTGCACACCCGCGAGGACGAGGTCTTCCTGCTGATCAAGGGGACCGCGCTGGTGTGGTGCGACGACCAGGAGTACGAGCTGTCCGAGGGCGGCGTGGTCTACCTGCCGCGCCGGCATCCGCACGGCTACCGCATCACCTCCAAGCGTGCCGACCTGCTGATGATCAACACGCCGGCCGGCATCGAGGGCATGTTCCGCGCCGTCGGCCGCGACCTGAGCACGCCGCGCCCCGAGGGCTTCGAGATCAAGCCGGACCCGGCGGTCTCCGAGCAGTACGGCAGCGCGATCGTCGGACCGCCGCGCTAA
- a CDS encoding SDR family oxidoreductase: MALTGHRVVVIGGSSGMGLATARAAALAGASVTIASSDKGRLDAALADLPDGCAGVVADTTDEDAVAALFQQVGRLDHLVYTAGDAVAPHPVAELPLAEARRRLDVRFWGSVAAVKHAIPYLSPTGSISVTSGTVGVRPVPGFALGAAGVGAIEGLARGLAVELAPIRVNVVRAGAIRTPMWDRVPETQRATMFAAMAKRTLTGTIGEAEQIAATHLYLMENEFVTGTVITVDGGSVLTGS; this comes from the coding sequence ATGGCACTGACCGGACACCGGGTCGTCGTCATCGGCGGCAGCTCGGGCATGGGACTGGCGACGGCCCGGGCGGCGGCGCTCGCCGGCGCGAGCGTGACGATCGCCTCGAGCGACAAGGGGCGCCTGGACGCGGCGCTCGCCGACCTGCCCGACGGCTGCGCCGGCGTCGTGGCCGACACCACGGACGAGGACGCCGTCGCGGCGCTGTTCCAGCAGGTGGGCCGCCTGGACCACCTCGTCTACACCGCCGGCGACGCGGTCGCGCCGCACCCGGTGGCCGAGCTGCCGCTCGCCGAGGCGCGCCGGCGGCTGGACGTGCGCTTCTGGGGCTCGGTCGCGGCGGTGAAGCACGCGATCCCGTACCTGAGTCCGACCGGCTCGATCTCGGTCACCTCCGGCACCGTCGGCGTGCGCCCGGTCCCCGGCTTCGCCCTCGGCGCGGCCGGCGTCGGCGCGATCGAGGGTCTGGCGCGAGGCCTGGCGGTGGAGCTGGCGCCGATCCGGGTGAACGTGGTCCGCGCCGGCGCCATCCGCACGCCGATGTGGGACCGCGTCCCGGAGACGCAGCGCGCGACGATGTTCGCCGCGATGGCGAAGCGGACCCTGACCGGCACGATCGGCGAGGCGGAGCAGATCGCCGCGACGCATCTGTACTTGATGGAGAACGAGTTCGTCACCGGGACGGTGATCACGGTCGACGGGGGTTCGGTGCTGACCGGAAGCTAG